In one Bacteroidales bacterium genomic region, the following are encoded:
- a CDS encoding DNA adenine methylase yields the protein MRLLIKGAKQLILQKPNNTAGQALVTKITNQVENISQIINNGDYTFKKLDFTDTLKKINQDDMVYSDPPYTEMPFN from the coding sequence TTGAGACTACTCATAAAAGGTGCAAAGCAACTAATTCTGCAAAAACCCAATAATACAGCAGGCCAAGCATTGGTTACTAAAATTACTAATCAGGTTGAAAATATTTCACAAATTATTAATAACGGGGATTATACATTTAAAAAATTGGATTTTACAGATACTTTAAAAAAAATAAATCAGGATGACATGGTATATTCTGATCCTCCTTATACAGAAATGCCATTCAATTAA
- a CDS encoding S9 family peptidase, whose translation MRNLICIFSILLLIATSCKTDDTGTDDSVAKIIGKPELKLESDIMTPEVLWSFGRLGDVQVSPCEKTLLFGISYYDIQENKGNRELYTMPVEGGEMSRITETSGGEYNAVWSKDGKVIYFMTYSETGMQVWKMNADGTEKSQISDIEGGISGFIISPDESKILFAKEVDLIEDVIDVYPDLPKANARIIEDLMYRHWDTWVDSYSHIFVADFDGKSVLNEIDIMEGEEFDSPLKPFGGFEEITWSPDNKSIAYTCVKKKGKEYTLSTNSDIYIYNLETKETSNLTEGMNGYDKAPVYSPDGSKIAWESMERDGYESDKNRLFIYDFATKEKTDHTVDFDQNVHGIVWTGDGKNIYTISDYHARFQIYKLNLENNEIKAVTKGDHNYHTVAVLSDKLIGTKQSMSSPTEIFAVNAGGEETQLSFVNKDVLDQLELAKVEERWVKTTDNKDMLVWVIYPPHFDSNKKYPAILYCQGGPQSSVSQFFSYRWNFQMMAANGYIIVAPNRRGLPSFGQEWNEQISGDYGGQNMKDYLSAIDELKKEPFIDEDKLGAIGASYGGFSVFWLAGNHDKRFSAFISHDGMFNFESQYLETEEIWFADWDIGGPFWDKNNKTAQNSYANSPHKFVQNWDTPIMVIHGQKDYRIAVTQGMSAFNAAILRDVPAKFLYFPEENHWVLSPQNGILWQREFKGWLDKYLK comes from the coding sequence ATGAGAAATTTAATCTGCATTTTTTCAATTTTGTTGCTGATTGCAACATCGTGTAAAACTGATGATACAGGAACTGATGACAGTGTTGCGAAAATCATTGGTAAACCTGAATTAAAACTTGAAAGTGATATAATGACACCGGAAGTTCTGTGGTCATTCGGTCGCTTGGGTGATGTACAAGTATCTCCCTGTGAAAAAACTTTACTTTTCGGAATTTCATATTATGATATTCAGGAAAATAAAGGAAACAGGGAACTTTATACAATGCCTGTTGAAGGAGGAGAAATGAGTCGTATTACGGAAACATCCGGAGGTGAATATAATGCTGTTTGGAGCAAAGACGGTAAAGTAATTTATTTTATGACCTATAGTGAAACAGGCATGCAAGTTTGGAAGATGAACGCTGACGGAACAGAAAAATCGCAAATTTCTGATATTGAAGGCGGTATTTCAGGATTTATTATTTCTCCTGATGAGAGTAAGATATTATTTGCAAAAGAAGTTGATTTAATAGAAGATGTTATAGATGTGTATCCTGATCTTCCGAAAGCAAACGCAAGGATTATTGAAGATTTGATGTATCGACATTGGGATACTTGGGTTGATTCTTACAGCCACATTTTTGTTGCCGATTTTGACGGTAAGTCTGTATTAAATGAAATTGATATAATGGAAGGAGAAGAATTTGATTCTCCCTTAAAACCATTCGGCGGTTTTGAAGAAATTACTTGGAGTCCCGACAATAAATCAATCGCTTATACTTGTGTGAAGAAAAAAGGAAAAGAATATACTCTTTCAACAAATTCTGATATTTATATTTATAATCTTGAGACAAAAGAAACTTCGAATTTAACAGAAGGAATGAACGGATATGATAAAGCACCCGTTTATTCTCCCGACGGCAGTAAAATTGCTTGGGAAAGTATGGAAAGAGACGGATATGAATCTGATAAAAACAGATTATTTATTTATGATTTTGCAACAAAAGAAAAGACAGATCATACGGTTGATTTTGATCAAAATGTTCACGGTATTGTTTGGACAGGTGACGGAAAAAATATTTATACGATCAGTGATTATCATGCAAGATTTCAAATCTATAAATTGAATCTTGAAAATAATGAGATTAAAGCCGTAACAAAAGGAGATCATAATTATCATACTGTTGCTGTATTGTCCGATAAATTAATAGGAACCAAACAATCAATGTCTTCTCCTACTGAAATATTTGCTGTAAATGCCGGAGGAGAAGAAACACAGTTAAGTTTTGTAAATAAAGATGTTCTTGATCAACTTGAACTTGCAAAAGTTGAAGAACGTTGGGTTAAAACAACCGATAATAAAGATATGTTAGTTTGGGTAATTTACCCGCCGCATTTTGATTCCAATAAAAAGTATCCGGCAATACTTTATTGTCAAGGGGGACCTCAATCTTCTGTCAGTCAGTTCTTTTCGTATCGATGGAATTTTCAGATGATGGCTGCTAACGGATATATTATTGTAGCACCTAACAGGAGAGGCTTACCGAGTTTCGGGCAAGAGTGGAATGAACAAATAAGCGGTGATTACGGCGGACAAAATATGAAGGATTATTTATCTGCAATTGATGAATTGAAAAAAGAACCGTTTATTGATGAAGATAAACTGGGAGCAATAGGTGCAAGTTACGGAGGGTTTTCAGTTTTTTGGTTAGCCGGAAATCATGATAAACGATTTAGTGCATTTATTTCTCATGACGGAATGTTTAATTTTGAATCTCAATATTTGGAAACAGAAGAAATATGGTTTGCTGATTGGGATATAGGCGGACCCTTTTGGGATAAAAACAATAAAACTGCTCAAAACAGTTACGCCAATTCTCCTCATAAATTTGTTCAAAATTGGGATACTCCCATAATGGTAATCCATGGGCAAAAAGATTACAGAATTGCCGTTACTCAAGGCATGAGTGCATTTAATGCCGCAATTTTAAGAGATGTTCCTGCCAAATTCTTATATTTCCCTGAAGAAAACCATTGGGTATTAAGTCCTCAAAACGGTATTCTTTGGCAAAGAGAATTTAAAGGGTGGTTGGATAAGTATTTGAAATAA
- a CDS encoding Dam family site-specific DNA-(adenine-N6)-methyltransferase: protein MKVFVPPIKSQGIKTKLVKWIASNVEGVEYNRWVEPFMGTGVVAFNVRPEKALLCDSNPHLIKFYNSLKNKKVTSGIVRKFLTDEGQKLLKSDGQYYYDVRERFNENADPLDFLFLSRSCFNGMMRFNKKGGFNVPFCKKPNRFAQALVTKITNQVENISQIINNGDYTFKKLDFTGTLKEINQDDLVYSDPPYIGRHVDYFDSWSEEEENSLRNGLINSGADFILSTWLSNKYRTNRYIFDIWKDCYVSTKEHFYHVGGKETNRNAVYEALLSNTKLKDSISNSEMKERIESNVSQLTTKENEYPVPEQMTLVMDVKESLK from the coding sequence ATGAAAGTATTTGTACCGCCGATAAAATCGCAAGGAATAAAAACCAAACTCGTTAAATGGATTGCCTCAAATGTTGAGGGAGTTGAATATAACAGATGGGTTGAACCTTTTATGGGAACAGGTGTTGTAGCCTTTAATGTAAGACCTGAAAAAGCTTTACTGTGCGACAGCAATCCTCATCTTATAAAGTTTTACAATTCACTCAAAAACAAAAAAGTTACAAGCGGAATTGTCAGGAAATTTCTCACAGATGAAGGTCAAAAACTTTTAAAATCAGACGGACAATATTATTACGATGTAAGAGAGCGATTTAATGAAAACGCTGATCCTTTAGATTTTTTGTTTTTAAGTCGTTCTTGCTTTAACGGAATGATGCGATTTAACAAAAAAGGTGGCTTTAATGTTCCGTTTTGTAAAAAACCAAATCGTTTTGCCCAAGCATTGGTTACTAAAATTACTAATCAGGTTGAAAATATTTCACAAATTATTAATAACGGGGATTATACATTTAAAAAATTGGATTTTACAGGTACTTTAAAAGAAATAAATCAGGATGACTTGGTATATTCTGATCCTCCTTATATCGGCAGGCACGTAGATTATTTTGATTCATGGTCGGAAGAAGAAGAAAATAGTTTAAGAAACGGATTGATAAATTCCGGTGCTGATTTTATTCTTTCTACATGGCTCAGCAACAAATACCGAACGAACCGGTATATTTTTGATATTTGGAAAGATTGTTATGTTTCTACAAAAGAACATTTCTACCATGTAGGGGGAAAGGAAACCAACAGAAATGCCGTATATGAAGCATTGCTCTCAAATACAAAATTGAAGGACAGTATTTCAAATTCAGAAATGAAAGAAAGAATTGAATCAAATGTATCTCAATTAACTACAAAAGAAAATGAATATCCTGTTCCGGAACAGATGACATTAGTTATGGATGTAAAAGAATCGTTAAAATAA
- the folB gene encoding dihydroneopterin aldolase, translating to MGFIDIEGMEFYAYHGHYKEEQIIGNRFLINLKIETDCSKAAESDNIKDAVNYQTAYKIIKAEMKKKSNLLENIAGRILDSLYKNMKNVKLITIKVSKMNPPMGGKINNVSVTMTK from the coding sequence ATGGGATTTATTGATATTGAAGGAATGGAATTCTATGCTTATCACGGGCATTATAAAGAAGAGCAAATTATTGGTAATCGGTTTTTAATCAATTTAAAAATTGAAACAGATTGCAGCAAAGCAGCTGAAAGTGACAATATTAAAGATGCCGTAAATTATCAAACAGCATATAAAATAATTAAGGCTGAAATGAAGAAAAAATCTAATTTATTAGAAAATATTGCCGGCAGGATATTAGATTCTTTATATAAAAATATGAAAAATGTAAAATTAATAACTATAAAAGTCTCAAAAATGAATCCTCCAATGGGCGGAAAAATAAATAATGTGAGTGTTACTATGACAAAATGA
- a CDS encoding restriction endonuclease subunit S, with amino-acid sequence MELYNFDIPEHWKQIKLERLVILQKGKRPNILKIRKYAGSIPYLDIKAIEKKIISKYADINSSVIAGENDILMVADGSRSGWSGSGSYGAVASTILSLTPIFTNSYYLQSFLKTQYEFLNKNTTGTGIPHVDKNILLNIKIPLPPLQEQKQIAEKLDTELSVLKTQKEKLQKEFSVKYKKYTEESTSEIFEYKLDKKWGKTTIGEIEVFIGSGITPRGGQSNYLTEGIPFIRSQNVLTNKLDFSNIAYISEQLHNEMNRTHVKSNDVLLNITGASIGRSAVVPEKFVAGNVNQHVCIIRANNEVFPKFLSYYLNSNEGQKQIQEKQDGVTREGLNYTQIRALKFYLPTLKEQKEIVKKIEEAYQQAEILKIEFEKVIQVFEKDEEELFKDAFSGKLVKPVPGDTPVSELLEKIKQEKITLEKQKKELQKKRRKMPKQKKQQLDIIEVLKLNKEPMPAVDVWKNSKYYISEFKDKGIDDFYKSLSDLAEQNIIKEFRENENKEIYLRLNK; translated from the coding sequence ATGGAACTTTATAATTTTGACATACCGGAGCATTGGAAGCAAATAAAACTTGAAAGGCTTGTAATATTACAAAAAGGTAAGCGACCTAATATTCTTAAAATTAGGAAATATGCCGGGTCTATACCATATTTAGATATCAAAGCTATTGAAAAAAAGATAATTTCTAAATATGCAGATATAAATAGTTCTGTTATTGCAGGTGAAAATGATATTTTAATGGTCGCCGATGGTTCAAGAAGTGGTTGGTCAGGAAGTGGTAGTTATGGTGCTGTCGCTTCTACAATCCTTTCATTAACGCCTATTTTTACAAACAGCTATTATTTGCAATCTTTTTTAAAAACACAATATGAGTTTTTGAATAAAAATACAACTGGCACAGGTATTCCTCATGTTGATAAAAATATTTTGTTAAACATAAAAATTCCCTTACCTCCTCTGCAAGAGCAAAAGCAAATTGCCGAAAAATTAGATACTGAATTAAGTGTTTTAAAAACTCAAAAAGAAAAACTACAAAAAGAGTTTAGCGTTAAGTATAAAAAATATACAGAGGAATCAACATCTGAAATTTTTGAATATAAACTTGATAAAAAATGGGGAAAAACTACTATCGGAGAAATTGAAGTTTTTATTGGTAGTGGCATAACACCGAGGGGGGGACAAAGTAATTATTTAACAGAAGGTATTCCATTTATTAGAAGTCAAAATGTATTGACTAATAAGTTGGATTTTTCCAATATTGCCTATATTTCAGAACAATTACACAATGAAATGAACAGAACTCATGTGAAATCAAATGATGTTTTGCTAAATATTACAGGAGCATCTATCGGAAGGTCGGCAGTAGTTCCGGAAAAATTTGTAGCAGGAAATGTAAATCAGCATGTGTGTATTATACGTGCAAATAACGAAGTTTTCCCAAAATTTCTTTCTTATTACTTAAATTCTAATGAAGGGCAAAAACAAATACAGGAAAAACAGGATGGAGTTACACGAGAAGGACTAAATTATACTCAAATTCGGGCATTAAAATTTTATTTACCAACCCTAAAAGAACAAAAAGAAATTGTAAAAAAAATTGAGGAGGCTTACCAACAAGCAGAAATTCTAAAAATTGAATTTGAAAAAGTTATACAAGTATTTGAAAAAGATGAAGAAGAGCTATTTAAAGATGCATTTTCCGGCAAATTAGTAAAACCTGTTCCGGGAGATACACCTGTAAGTGAACTTCTTGAAAAAATAAAGCAGGAAAAAATTACTCTCGAAAAACAAAAAAAAGAATTACAAAAAAAACGAAGAAAAATGCCGAAACAAAAAAAACAACAACTTGATATAATTGAAGTTTTAAAACTAAATAAAGAGCCGATGCCGGCTGTTGATGTATGGAAAAATTCTAAATATTACATTAGCGAATTTAAAGATAAAGGAATTGATGATTTTTATAAATCACTTTCTGATTTAGCAGAACAAAACATTATAAAAGAGTTTAGAGAAAATGAAAACAAAGAGATATATTTAAGGCTGAATAAATGA
- a CDS encoding T9SS type A sorting domain-containing protein, translating to MKTISFIFLFILFSFSAYSQYNVIVIDDVGDYNSLNEPTIELNPYDTNQIVAASNIRSYYYSNDGGFTWNEGELSSTYGVWGDPAIACDANGDFYFFHLSNPDVGNWIDRIVCQKSEDGGISWNNGSYTGLNGTKFQDKEWPTVDRTNNNIYLSWTQFDDYGSSVPEDSSNIMFSKSEDAGVTWSQAMRINKIAGDCLDNDNTVEGAVPAVGPGGEVYVSWAGRQTNGNVAVMVDKSDDYGETWLDEDIFVTDFPGGWVYDIPGIMRCNGLPVIKCDTSGGNYHGTIYINWVDQQNGATDTDVWLIKSNNGGETWSSKVRVNDDAPGKYQFFTWFDIDQTNGNLYFIFYDRRNYNDNKTDVYMAISEDGGETFENIKISETPFTPSASVFFGDYTNISVHAGKIAPIWARADGTSMSLRTIVQDNSGIKSDIGLLVSDVYPNPSENEFYFSFILHQESNVSLIVTDIFGKEICSIINNETISSGKHIRTFYAEKFNLSSGVYFFRFSEGKKQQIRKIIYNKQ from the coding sequence ATGAAAACAATATCATTTATTTTCTTATTCATTCTTTTTTCTTTTTCAGCGTATTCTCAATACAATGTAATTGTTATTGATGATGTGGGTGATTATAATTCTTTAAATGAACCGACAATAGAATTGAATCCGTATGATACAAATCAAATTGTAGCCGCTTCAAATATTAGGTCTTACTATTATTCAAATGACGGCGGTTTTACATGGAATGAGGGAGAACTGTCTTCAACATATGGTGTTTGGGGCGATCCTGCAATTGCTTGTGATGCAAACGGAGATTTTTATTTTTTTCATCTTTCAAATCCTGATGTCGGCAATTGGATTGACAGAATTGTGTGCCAAAAATCTGAAGACGGAGGAATTAGTTGGAACAACGGAAGCTATACCGGGCTGAACGGAACGAAGTTTCAAGACAAAGAATGGCCGACCGTTGACAGAACAAATAATAATATTTATCTTAGTTGGACCCAATTTGATGACTACGGAAGCAGTGTACCGGAAGACAGTTCAAATATAATGTTTTCAAAATCGGAAGATGCGGGTGTTACTTGGTCCCAAGCAATGAGAATAAATAAAATCGCAGGTGACTGTTTAGATAATGATAATACTGTTGAAGGAGCTGTTCCGGCAGTAGGTCCCGGCGGAGAAGTTTATGTGTCTTGGGCCGGCAGGCAAACAAACGGAAATGTTGCCGTAATGGTCGATAAATCTGATGATTACGGTGAAACATGGCTTGATGAAGATATTTTTGTAACTGATTTTCCGGGAGGATGGGTGTATGATATTCCGGGCATTATGCGATGCAACGGATTGCCTGTTATTAAATGTGATACAAGCGGAGGAAATTATCACGGTACGATATATATAAATTGGGTTGACCAACAAAACGGTGCAACTGATACCGATGTTTGGTTAATTAAATCAAACAATGGTGGTGAAACATGGAGCAGTAAGGTCAGAGTAAATGATGATGCTCCGGGCAAATATCAATTTTTTACATGGTTTGATATAGACCAAACCAACGGAAACTTATATTTTATTTTCTATGACAGAAGAAATTATAATGATAATAAAACAGATGTATATATGGCAATCTCTGAAGACGGCGGAGAAACCTTTGAGAATATAAAAATTAGTGAAACTCCCTTTACACCTTCAGCAAGTGTGTTTTTTGGGGATTATACAAATATTAGCGTACATGCCGGTAAAATTGCACCGATTTGGGCAAGGGCAGACGGAACTTCTATGAGTTTAAGAACTATTGTGCAGGATAATTCCGGGATAAAATCTGATATCGGATTATTAGTATCTGATGTTTACCCGAATCCTTCTGAAAATGAATTTTATTTTTCATTTATCTTACATCAAGAATCTAATGTGTCTTTGATTGTTACAGATATTTTCGGAAAGGAAATATGTTCAATTATTAATAATGAAACAATAAGTTCCGGCAAACATATCAGAACTTTTTATGCTGAAAAATTTAATTTATCATCCGGGGTATATTTTTTTAGGTTTTCTGAAGGCAAGAAACAACAAATCAGAAAGATAATTTATAATAAACAATGA
- the cysS gene encoding cysteine--tRNA ligase gives MKNNLYIYNTLNRKKEKFEPINPPFVGMYVCGPTVYGDSHLGHARPAITFDLVFRYLKHLGYKVRYVRNITDVGHLVNDADEGEDKVAKKAKLDQVEPMEIVQKYTNSYHKNMEQLNTLNPSIEPHASAHIIEQAEMAKKILENGFAYEVNGSVYFDVAEYSKKYNYGKLSGRILDDLQSNTRELEGQSEKKNPFDFALWKKAMPEHIMRWPSEWSEGFPGWHLECSVMSTKYLGDKFDIHGGGLDLQFPHHECEIAQSKAANGYDSVKYWMHNNLITLDGQKMSKSLGNFIMLDEMFSGEHELLEQAYSPQVVKFFMLQAHYRNPLDFSNKALKAAQKGLERLMNGISALDKIKPAKNSSFDVNIIKNKSYEALNDDLNTPILIAHLFDGIKKINSVIAGTETINENDLSELKALYNIMFFEILGLTNDSESSSSDGKLDDVMKLLLNLRTDVKKNKDFETSDKIRDKLNEIGITVKDKKDGFEWEIK, from the coding sequence ATGAAAAACAATCTTTATATATACAACACACTAAACCGCAAAAAAGAAAAGTTTGAACCCATAAATCCACCTTTTGTAGGAATGTATGTATGCGGGCCTACGGTTTACGGTGATTCTCATCTCGGGCACGCACGTCCGGCAATAACATTTGATTTGGTATTCAGATATTTAAAACATCTCGGATATAAAGTGAGGTATGTAAGAAATATTACTGATGTAGGTCATTTGGTAAATGATGCTGATGAGGGTGAAGATAAAGTTGCAAAAAAAGCAAAGCTTGACCAAGTTGAACCGATGGAAATTGTTCAGAAATATACAAACAGCTATCATAAAAATATGGAACAGCTGAATACATTGAACCCAAGTATTGAGCCGCATGCTTCAGCTCATATAATTGAACAAGCTGAAATGGCAAAAAAAATTCTTGAAAACGGATTTGCTTATGAAGTAAACGGTTCGGTATATTTTGATGTTGCAGAATATTCGAAAAAATATAATTACGGTAAGTTATCAGGCAGGATATTAGATGATTTACAGTCAAACACAAGAGAATTAGAGGGGCAAAGTGAAAAGAAAAACCCGTTTGATTTTGCTTTATGGAAAAAAGCTATGCCGGAACATATTATGCGTTGGCCCTCTGAATGGAGTGAAGGATTTCCGGGTTGGCATTTAGAATGTTCAGTAATGAGCACTAAATATCTTGGTGATAAATTTGATATTCACGGCGGGGGATTGGATCTTCAATTTCCGCATCACGAATGTGAAATTGCACAATCAAAAGCTGCAAACGGATATGATTCTGTGAAATATTGGATGCATAATAATCTAATTACATTAGACGGACAAAAGATGAGTAAGTCATTGGGTAATTTTATTATGCTTGATGAAATGTTTTCGGGAGAACATGAATTGTTGGAACAAGCTTACAGTCCGCAAGTTGTGAAATTTTTTATGTTACAGGCACATTACAGAAATCCCTTGGATTTTTCAAACAAAGCATTAAAAGCTGCTCAAAAAGGTTTAGAAAGATTAATGAACGGGATTTCAGCACTTGATAAAATCAAACCCGCAAAAAATTCTTCATTTGATGTGAATATAATAAAAAATAAATCATACGAAGCTTTGAATGACGATTTGAATACACCGATATTAATTGCACATTTATTTGACGGAATTAAAAAAATTAACTCTGTTATTGCCGGAACAGAAACGATTAATGAAAATGATCTTTCAGAACTAAAGGCTCTGTATAATATCATGTTTTTTGAAATACTCGGCTTAACAAATGATTCAGAATCAAGTTCATCAGACGGGAAATTGGATGATGTTATGAAGCTTCTTTTAAATTTAAGAACGGATGTAAAAAAGAACAAAGATTTTGAAACTTCTGATAAAATAAGAGATAAATTGAATGAAATCGGTATAACTGTTAAAGATAAAAAGGACGGTTTTGAATGGGAAATAAAATAG
- a CDS encoding EcoRV family type II restriction endonuclease: protein MNIKKKYVNEFELALNLFVEELKGYVSTETGDWTIKGFIDVYKNIYTISSDTKIVSKILEIHIFPEILRFAERAGYKIILAEHQNWYPDLTFVLKENNQIKFALDLKTTFRRKNNSAGFTLGSHGSYFKERDKAKNIQLPYNQYTGHYCLGIIYTRVDFDDDSAETEIFQVNELEEQYGKGNDPVGERQITKIDKLKSITSVIKDFDFFVAPKWKIASDSQGSGNTANIGSIKNIDDLKAGNGVFSKLGEKWFDEYWINYGTATMIKAGKTVKITSIWDFLEFKGRTDLFDKVVAKGAKRRKKK, encoded by the coding sequence ATGAACATAAAGAAAAAATACGTAAATGAATTTGAACTTGCTTTAAATTTATTTGTTGAAGAATTAAAAGGCTATGTTTCAACCGAAACCGGAGATTGGACAATTAAAGGGTTTATTGATGTGTATAAGAACATTTACACAATTTCTTCAGATACAAAAATTGTTTCAAAAATATTAGAAATACATATCTTTCCTGAAATATTGCGATTTGCTGAACGTGCAGGATACAAAATTATATTAGCGGAACATCAAAATTGGTATCCCGATTTGACATTTGTCCTTAAAGAAAATAACCAAATTAAATTTGCTCTTGATTTAAAAACAACCTTTCGCAGAAAAAATAATTCAGCCGGATTTACTTTGGGAAGCCATGGCAGCTACTTTAAAGAAAGGGACAAAGCCAAGAATATTCAACTTCCTTATAATCAATATACCGGTCACTATTGTTTGGGTATCATATATACTCGTGTTGATTTTGATGATGATTCAGCGGAAACAGAAATCTTTCAAGTTAATGAATTGGAAGAACAATACGGTAAGGGAAATGACCCTGTCGGAGAAAGGCAAATTACCAAAATTGATAAGCTTAAATCAATTACTTCCGTTATCAAAGATTTTGATTTTTTTGTTGCTCCGAAATGGAAAATTGCAAGTGATAGTCAAGGATCAGGGAATACTGCAAATATTGGTTCAATTAAAAATATTGATGATTTAAAAGCAGGAAACGGTGTGTTCAGCAAACTCGGTGAAAAATGGTTTGATGAATATTGGATTAACTACGGAACTGCAACAATGATAAAGGCCGGTAAAACAGTAAAAATCACAAGCATTTGGGATTTTCTTGAATTTAAGGGGAGAACTGATTTATTTGATAAAGTTGTCGCAAAAGGAGCAAAAAGGAGGAAAAAGAAATGA
- a CDS encoding type I restriction-modification system subunit M produces MELTNKLWGLCNTLRHDGVDSSDYVEQLTYLLFIKLADSYNVDVPNDCRWNTFLEKENKDLLPHIETVFLNLQKQKNILGDIFAEPISRIRKPESLRKIIDLIDKIKWNAFDADIIGLAFEELIGKVANDGKKGAGQYFTPRPLIRAMVEAVKPNPLEKDNFTISDVATGTSGFLMISHEWQDEVNSKKRLTKKQLERISNNTYFGQELVARPRRLALMNMFLRGVRAKIKLGDSIYEKLDNKKFSVILTNPPFGTKGSKQIPDRKDFLVKTTNKQLNFIQHVISSLEDDGRAAIVLPDSVLTDNKAVKIWENIMDYCNIHTILKLPTGTFAAYAAGVNAVVVFLQKGVPTKNMWMFDARTNVEKVTKRMRPLNELHFEEFLEAYGKNSNGNSKRKENDRFKKFTIKKIKENNYNLDFRWMNELYDGVDLSQYKNSKELFGAMLQDFEDALNMLKRYHGTL; encoded by the coding sequence ATGGAACTTACAAACAAACTTTGGGGACTTTGTAATACTTTACGCCATGACGGTGTTGATTCGTCTGATTATGTTGAGCAATTAACATATTTACTTTTTATAAAATTAGCTGACAGTTATAATGTAGATGTTCCGAATGATTGCCGTTGGAATACTTTTTTAGAAAAAGAAAATAAAGATTTACTGCCACATATTGAAACAGTTTTTTTAAACCTTCAAAAACAAAAAAATATACTCGGTGATATTTTTGCAGAACCTATTTCTCGTATTCGTAAACCTGAAAGTCTCCGAAAAATAATTGATTTAATTGATAAAATTAAATGGAACGCTTTTGATGCTGATATTATCGGATTAGCATTTGAAGAACTTATCGGCAAAGTAGCAAATGACGGTAAAAAAGGAGCCGGTCAGTACTTTACTCCTCGTCCTTTAATCAGAGCCATGGTAGAAGCAGTAAAACCAAATCCTCTTGAAAAAGACAACTTTACGATTAGTGATGTTGCAACAGGAACATCGGGTTTCCTTATGATTTCTCACGAATGGCAAGATGAAGTAAACAGCAAAAAACGACTGACAAAAAAACAACTTGAAAGGATAAGCAATAATACTTATTTCGGACAAGAACTTGTTGCACGACCAAGACGCTTGGCTTTAATGAATATGTTTTTACGAGGTGTAAGAGCAAAAATAAAACTCGGTGATTCTATTTACGAAAAACTTGATAATAAGAAATTTTCAGTAATTCTTACAAACCCGCCTTTCGGGACAAAAGGAAGCAAGCAAATACCTGACAGAAAAGATTTTCTTGTAAAAACCACAAATAAACAGCTCAATTTTATACAGCACGTAATAAGTTCTCTTGAAGATGACGGACGAGCAGCAATAGTTTTACCCGACAGTGTTTTAACAGATAATAAAGCAGTGAAAATTTGGGAAAACATAATGGATTACTGCAATATCCATACAATCCTTAAATTACCGACAGGAACATTTGCCGCTTATGCTGCGGGCGTAAATGCAGTTGTTGTTTTTCTGCAAAAAGGGGTGCCGACAAAAAACATGTGGATGTTTGATGCACGCACAAATGTAGAAAAAGTTACAAAACGTATGCGACCATTAAATGAACTGCATTTTGAAGAATTTTTAGAAGCATACGGAAAAAACTCAAACGGAAATTCCAAAAGAAAAGAAAACGACCGTTTTAAAAAGTTTACAATAAAAAAGATTAAAGAAAACAACTATAATTTAGACTTTCGTTGGATGAATGAATTATATGACGGTGTAGATTTATCACAATATAAAAATTCAAAAGAGCTTTTCGGAGCTATGCTGCAAGATTTTGAAGACGCACTTAACATGCTGAAAAGATACCATGGAACTTTATAA